One Rosettibacter firmus genomic window carries:
- a CDS encoding EutN/CcmL family microcompartment protein, which translates to MFLAKVKKRVVSTIKHEAYDGKIVYVVQPVMPDGTEYGNEWVAVDYIGAGINDIVVCGGAPGVAKSVFKIDLAPIRTLIIAVVDKIDYKDY; encoded by the coding sequence ATGTTTCTTGCTAAAGTAAAGAAAAGAGTGGTATCTACAATAAAACATGAAGCTTATGACGGAAAAATTGTCTATGTTGTTCAACCTGTAATGCCAGATGGAACTGAATATGGGAATGAATGGGTTGCTGTTGATTATATTGGTGCCGGTATAAATGATATTGTTGTTTGTGGTGGAGCTCCAGGCGTAGCTAAAAGTGTTTTTAAAATTGATCTGGCTCCAATCAGAACATTAATTATTGCTGTTGTTGATAAAATAGATTATAAAGATTATTAA
- a CDS encoding class II aldolase/adducin family protein, whose product MASEWELKKLIVEIGKRIWTRGFVAANDGNITVKLNDNEILTTPTGVSKGFMTTEMIIKIDNTGKVISSSSNYKPSSEIKMHLEVYKERPDIKAVVHAHPQYATSFAVAGIPLNKCVLPEAVIVIGAVPIAKYGLPSTMEIPESIREHIQTSDVVLLENHGALSLGTDLLNAYYKMETLEHTASIVWKAIQLGNLNVLPEYERDRLLSLREKFKLSGRVASCDVTPFNLNPKSQSQQDKDLDELIKEVTEKVINKLKSQGEK is encoded by the coding sequence ATGGCAAGTGAATGGGAATTAAAAAAATTAATTGTAGAAATTGGTAAAAGAATCTGGACAAGAGGATTTGTAGCAGCTAACGATGGAAATATTACAGTTAAATTAAATGATAACGAAATCCTTACTACTCCGACAGGTGTAAGTAAAGGTTTTATGACAACAGAAATGATAATAAAAATTGATAATACAGGAAAAGTTATTTCCAGTAGTTCGAACTATAAACCTTCAAGCGAAATTAAAATGCATCTCGAAGTTTATAAAGAAAGACCAGATATTAAAGCTGTAGTTCATGCACATCCACAATATGCTACAAGTTTTGCAGTAGCAGGTATCCCGCTAAATAAATGTGTTTTACCAGAAGCAGTTATAGTAATTGGTGCAGTTCCAATTGCAAAATATGGTCTTCCATCAACAATGGAAATTCCTGAATCAATTCGAGAACATATACAAACATCAGATGTTGTTCTACTTGAAAATCATGGTGCATTATCATTGGGTACGGATTTATTAAATGCATATTATAAAATGGAAACTTTAGAACATACAGCTAGTATTGTGTGGAAAGCAATTCAATTAGGTAATTTAAATGTTTTGCCAGAATATGAACGAGATCGATTATTAAGCTTAAGAGAAAAATTTAAACTCAGTGGAAGAGTAGCAAGTTGTGATGTTACACCATTTAATTTAAATCCTAAAAGTCAGTCACAGCAGGATAAAGATTTAGATGAATTGATAAAAGAAGTAACAGAAAAAGTTATAAATAAATTAAAATCACAGGGTGAGAAATAA
- a CDS encoding acetate/propionate family kinase, translating to MKILIANPGSTSYKCKLFDDNFKIIYQASVERIGDKESIFTYRFNGNDKVVETKEIKNYYDAINLTLETLKNVYPFNDISAVGFKTVLAKGVTGCVRLDDNVINAMKEYRFLAPLHTDVYITAIEIFQKLLKTIPLIGLFETHFHKNIPPEAYLYGIPYEYYEKYGIRKYGFHGASHRYIGKRANELFGSNKIISCHLGGSSSVCAIKDGWSIDTSMGMSPQSGLLNAKRTGDIDPFALLYLMEKEKLSINQVSEILMSKSGLYGISGFSGDFRDIEKSMNEGNERARLAFKTFAYYVKRYIGEYIAILNGADCIVFTGGAGQNSPALRKEIISNMENIGIFLDDNENAKNPQEGLISHSSSKIKIAVIPTNEELIVASEIKNYLSNNINE from the coding sequence ATGAAAATATTAATTGCCAATCCCGGCAGTACTTCTTATAAGTGTAAATTGTTTGATGATAATTTTAAAATTATTTATCAAGCATCTGTTGAAAGAATAGGGGATAAAGAAAGTATTTTTACTTATAGATTTAATGGCAATGATAAAGTTGTAGAAACGAAAGAAATTAAAAATTATTATGATGCAATTAATCTAACACTTGAAACATTAAAAAATGTTTATCCCTTCAATGATATTTCTGCAGTAGGCTTTAAAACTGTTCTTGCTAAAGGTGTTACTGGATGTGTTAGATTAGATGATAATGTTATTAATGCAATGAAAGAGTATCGATTTCTTGCTCCTTTGCATACCGACGTGTACATAACAGCAATTGAAATTTTTCAAAAGTTATTGAAGACAATTCCTTTAATTGGATTATTTGAAACTCATTTTCATAAAAATATTCCTCCCGAAGCATATCTCTATGGTATCCCTTATGAATATTATGAAAAATATGGAATTAGAAAATATGGTTTTCATGGTGCATCACATAGATATATTGGGAAAAGAGCCAATGAGTTGTTTGGCAGCAATAAAATTATTTCATGTCATTTAGGTGGAAGTTCTTCAGTATGTGCAATTAAAGATGGCTGGTCAATTGATACTTCAATGGGAATGAGTCCACAATCAGGTTTATTAAATGCAAAAAGAACAGGTGATATAGATCCATTTGCATTACTGTATTTAATGGAGAAAGAAAAATTATCGATAAATCAGGTTTCAGAAATTTTGATGTCAAAAAGTGGTTTGTATGGAATTTCAGGTTTTAGTGGCGATTTTAGAGATATTGAAAAAAGTATGAACGAAGGGAATGAAAGAGCAAGATTAGCATTCAAAACATTTGCTTATTATGTTAAAAGATATATAGGTGAATACATTGCTATTTTAAATGGAGCAGATTGCATTGTATTTACAGGTGGAGCTGGACAAAATTCTCCTGCACTACGAAAAGAAATAATTTCTAATATGGAAAATATCGGAATTTTTCTTGATGATAATGAAAATGCTAAAAATCCACAGGAAGGACTCATATCGCACTCATCTTCTAAAATTAAAATAGCAGTAATTCCAACAAACGAAGAGTTGATAGTTGCAAGCGAAATAAAAAATTATTTGAGTAACAACATAAATGAGTAA
- a CDS encoding EutN/CcmL family microcompartment protein — translation MKLGIVKGNIVSTRKNGNLKGLKLLIVSLLNEELKDTDKSVVCVDTVNAGEGDVVIICSSSSARMTELTKNVATDYSIVGIVDLVSVNNEFIYKKSN, via the coding sequence ATGAAATTAGGGATTGTAAAAGGAAATATTGTTTCAACAAGGAAAAATGGAAATTTGAAAGGACTAAAATTATTAATCGTGAGTCTTTTAAACGAAGAATTAAAAGATACAGATAAAAGTGTAGTATGTGTTGATACTGTTAATGCAGGCGAAGGAGATGTAGTGATTATTTGTTCTTCATCTTCTGCACGTATGACTGAATTAACAAAAAATGTTGCAACAGATTATTCGATTGTTGGAATAGTAGATCTTGTTAGTGTTAATAACGAATTTATTTATAAAAAATCTAACTAG
- a CDS encoding BMC domain-containing protein — protein MSKGVALGFVETRGNTGAIQALDAMIKAANVEFVKRVEIGSAYVTIMVRGEVGAVRSSVEAGASAAAKVGELFCTNVIPAAHDDVYEIIGLEK, from the coding sequence ATGTCAAAAGGTGTAGCACTCGGTTTTGTTGAAACCAGGGGCAATACAGGAGCCATTCAAGCTCTGGACGCTATGATTAAAGCTGCTAATGTAGAATTTGTAAAGAGAGTAGAAATAGGAAGTGCATATGTAACTATAATGGTTCGTGGAGAAGTTGGGGCGGTCCGCTCATCAGTAGAAGCAGGAGCCAGTGCAGCAGCTAAGGTTGGCGAATTATTTTGCACAAATGTAATTCCTGCTGCTCACGATGATGTTTATGAAATTATTGGATTAGAAAAATAG
- a CDS encoding EutN/CcmL family microcompartment protein, whose protein sequence is MIIAKVIGTIVSTQKDPNLEGKKLLLCKEIDHYGNPLKNYHVAVDAVQAGEGSTVLLTYGSSARMTEETKNAPIDAVVIAIIDNIQLTNKIENK, encoded by the coding sequence ATGATTATAGCAAAAGTTATAGGAACAATTGTATCAACACAAAAGGATCCTAATCTGGAAGGTAAAAAATTACTTTTGTGCAAAGAAATTGATCATTATGGTAATCCATTAAAAAATTATCATGTTGCAGTCGATGCAGTTCAAGCTGGCGAAGGAAGTACTGTTTTATTAACCTATGGCTCTTCTGCTCGAATGACAGAAGAAACCAAAAATGCACCTATTGATGCTGTGGTTATAGCTATTATTGATAATATCCAGTTAACAAATAAAATTGAAAATAAATGA
- a CDS encoding LUD domain-containing protein — protein sequence MSNHSDILNQFIKEAEAASAIVTNLSNEKSKFSEVILNILKDEDDVLISVENELYEDLFSALIPKKNFILNPTDDQLKSVRTGITSAFCGIASTGSICISTKNHLANYISMLCRNHIVIIKNTNIIPGIDYLFNNELFDKKITSSCSIITGSSATADMGPLVRGVHGPGILHIIII from the coding sequence ATGAGTAATCATTCAGATATATTAAATCAATTTATAAAAGAAGCTGAAGCTGCAAGTGCAATTGTAACTAATTTATCAAACGAGAAATCAAAATTTTCAGAAGTAATTTTGAATATATTAAAAGATGAAGATGATGTTTTAATCTCTGTAGAAAATGAATTGTATGAAGATTTATTTAGTGCTTTGATTCCTAAAAAGAATTTTATTTTAAATCCCACCGATGACCAATTGAAATCTGTAAGAACTGGTATAACATCAGCTTTTTGTGGAATTGCATCAACGGGCTCTATTTGTATTTCAACTAAAAATCATTTAGCTAATTATATAAGTATGCTGTGTAGAAATCATATTGTAATAATTAAAAATACAAACATTATTCCTGGTATCGATTATCTTTTTAATAATGAATTATTTGATAAAAAAATTACAAGTAGTTGTTCAATTATAACTGGTAGCAGTGCTACTGCAGATATGGGTCCTCTTGTAAGAGGAGTTCATGGACCTGGAATTTTGCATATAATTATAATATAA
- a CDS encoding EutN/CcmL family microcompartment protein: MKIGIVFGVVWATRKVKEIDGCRMYLVQPVSSDDRIVDEPLVVADPKRIAAPGDKVVYVTSTDASQAFDSGFAPVNASIVELVDVIA, encoded by the coding sequence ATGAAAATTGGTATTGTATTCGGTGTTGTGTGGGCTACAAGAAAAGTAAAAGAAATTGATGGATGTAGAATGTATCTGGTTCAACCAGTCTCTTCAGATGATAGAATTGTTGATGAACCACTTGTAGTAGCCGATCCCAAACGAATTGCAGCACCTGGCGATAAAGTTGTTTATGTTACAAGTACAGATGCATCTCAAGCTTTTGATAGTGGCTTTGCACCTGTTAATGCAAGTATAGTTGAATTAGTAGATGTGATTGCATAA
- a CDS encoding BMC domain-containing protein, which yields MNTKNAIGILETKGIAPLIIGADAAVKAANVELVEWRQIGSGYVSFVIEGDVAAVRSAIDAGISAASRVGEVISHLVIPRPVDEIGKSFNQ from the coding sequence ATGAACACTAAAAATGCAATCGGAATTTTAGAAACAAAAGGAATTGCTCCATTAATCATTGGAGCCGATGCAGCAGTTAAAGCTGCTAATGTTGAACTTGTAGAATGGAGACAAATTGGTAGCGGTTATGTCTCATTCGTTATTGAAGGAGATGTTGCAGCAGTTCGCTCTGCTATTGATGCCGGCATTAGTGCAGCTTCTAGAGTTGGAGAAGTAATTTCTCATCTTGTAATACCAAGACCCGTAGATGAAATAGGAAAATCTTTTAATCAATAA
- the pduL gene encoding phosphate propanoyltransferase translates to MQNLVKDYSYKGKIAELIADEISQIISEKEKSFKRKYTAQNIYIPVGVSNRHIHLTKETFQKLFGADEKFEVLRPLYQPGEFASKSTLTIIGPKQKCITNVRILGPFRKYDQVEVSFTDAITLGIDPPITNSGDLKNAAPLTLVGPNGSIYLEKCAIIANRHIHMNNKDAENLGVKNGDYCRIRVQSEKSTIFENVLIRTHENWLLQVHLDTDDANAAYIRGEAYAEFLGKM, encoded by the coding sequence ATGCAAAATTTAGTCAAAGATTACAGTTATAAAGGTAAAATTGCCGAATTAATTGCTGATGAAATTTCACAGATTATTTCGGAAAAAGAAAAAAGTTTTAAGAGAAAATATACCGCACAAAATATCTACATTCCGGTAGGCGTATCGAACCGACATATACATTTAACAAAAGAAACATTCCAAAAACTCTTTGGAGCTGATGAAAAATTTGAAGTATTACGTCCACTTTATCAACCAGGAGAGTTTGCTTCAAAGAGTACTTTAACTATCATTGGTCCAAAGCAAAAATGTATTACAAATGTTAGAATTTTAGGACCATTTAGAAAATATGATCAGGTCGAAGTTTCTTTTACAGATGCAATTACACTGGGAATTGATCCCCCCATTACTAATTCAGGTGACTTAAAGAATGCTGCACCATTAACTTTAGTAGGTCCAAATGGTTCAATATATTTAGAGAAATGTGCAATTATTGCTAATCGACATATACATATGAATAATAAAGATGCTGAAAATCTTGGAGTTAAAAATGGGGATTATTGCAGAATTCGTGTTCAGAGTGAAAAAAGTACTATTTTTGAAAATGTTTTAATTAGAACTCATGAAAACTGGTTATTGCAGGTTCATCTGGATACAGATGATGCAAATGCAGCTTATATTCGTGGAGAAGCATATGCGGAATTTTTAGGAAAAATGTAA
- a CDS encoding aldehyde dehydrogenase family protein, giving the protein MDLNEAQLRQIVESVVRSVLTQTESSSIKSKGELGVFSDMNDAIEAAYNAFLKYKERSIQCRKKFIDAVRQMAYDHKEELAKMTVEETKMGRVDHKIQKFINAAKNSPGVEFLQPKAWSGKNGLALDEYAPFGVIGNITPSTHPGPTIINNIIIQLAGGNTIVFNPHPSAKKVSAKVIQLANKYMIEAGAPENLVTCVSEPTLETAKILFGHKHVELLSVTGGPQVVELAMTYPKKVVAAGPGNPPVLIDETADLNLAAREITMSASYDNNILCIAEKEIFVVESVFENFMDEMEKAGNYRLTTRQMDELANKTLELYGKHWIIKRDYVGKTAKFLAKAINLEISESVPLLFGETDRNHPWVVTEQMTCCIPVVRVKNFDDGLKAALEAEHGFKHTASIFTKDMNRATIYTRMLDCDVQVINGGTLRGDGGDLGEAYFSHTIATPTGEGICTPLDFVRKRRIMTHGAFRFI; this is encoded by the coding sequence ATGGATCTAAACGAAGCTCAATTAAGACAAATAGTTGAATCTGTAGTTAGAAGTGTTCTTACTCAAACGGAGAGTTCATCTATTAAAAGTAAAGGTGAATTGGGTGTATTTTCAGACATGAATGATGCTATTGAAGCTGCATATAATGCATTTTTGAAATATAAAGAAAGAAGTATTCAATGCAGAAAAAAATTTATAGATGCAGTAAGACAGATGGCTTATGATCATAAAGAAGAACTTGCTAAGATGACTGTTGAAGAAACTAAAATGGGAAGAGTTGATCATAAAATTCAAAAGTTTATTAATGCGGCTAAAAATAGTCCTGGAGTGGAATTCTTGCAACCAAAAGCTTGGTCTGGTAAAAATGGTTTGGCACTTGATGAATATGCCCCTTTTGGAGTAATTGGAAATATTACACCAAGCACTCATCCAGGACCTACAATTATTAATAATATTATTATTCAACTTGCAGGCGGAAATACAATTGTATTTAATCCACATCCTTCTGCAAAAAAAGTAAGTGCAAAAGTAATTCAATTAGCCAACAAATATATGATTGAGGCTGGTGCACCAGAAAATTTAGTTACCTGTGTATCTGAACCAACTTTAGAGACAGCTAAAATTCTCTTCGGGCATAAACATGTTGAACTTTTATCTGTAACCGGAGGCCCACAGGTTGTTGAATTAGCTATGACTTATCCCAAAAAAGTAGTTGCTGCTGGACCAGGCAATCCACCCGTATTAATTGATGAAACCGCAGATTTAAACTTAGCAGCAAGAGAAATTACAATGAGTGCAAGTTATGATAATAATATTTTATGTATTGCCGAAAAAGAAATTTTTGTAGTCGAGTCTGTCTTCGAAAATTTTATGGATGAAATGGAAAAAGCTGGAAATTATAGATTAACAACACGCCAGATGGATGAACTTGCAAATAAAACTTTAGAACTTTATGGTAAACACTGGATAATAAAACGAGATTATGTTGGTAAAACTGCTAAGTTTTTGGCAAAAGCTATTAACTTAGAAATTTCTGAAAGTGTACCTTTACTGTTTGGTGAGACAGATAGAAATCACCCCTGGGTTGTTACTGAACAAATGACATGTTGTATTCCAGTAGTAAGAGTAAAAAATTTTGATGATGGTCTTAAAGCTGCTCTGGAAGCTGAACATGGATTTAAACATACTGCCAGTATATTTACTAAAGATATGAATAGAGCAACAATTTATACAAGAATGCTTGATTGCGATGTTCAGGTAATTAATGGAGGTACACTTCGAGGTGATGGTGGCGATTTGGGAGAGGCTTATTTTTCACATACAATTGCAACTCCTACTGGAGAAGGAATCTGTACTCCATTAGATTTTGTACGAAAAAGAAGAATTATGACTCACGGTGCTTTTCGATTTATTTAA
- a CDS encoding 1,9-bis(guanidino)-5-aza-nonane synthase, with protein MATKKDYLQQVIKHIDIKEHNVVKLVDAMEHMAFSARDLNRAAKIYDMMLRDNDCTVILTLAGSLFSAGLKKVVYDLVSNNMVDVIVSTGAIMVDQDFFEALGFKHYIGSPFVDDNELRELHIDRIYDTFIDEDELRICDETTAKIFDSLEPRPYSSRELLWHFGKYLDENGGPKVDDCVIYAAYKNNVPIFVPAFSDCSAGFGIVIHQHNHPDKHVSFDSGKDFYELTQIKLQSKETGIFMVGGGVPKNFTQDIVVAADILQENVPMHKYAIQITVADVRDGALSSSTLKEASSWGKVETTYEQMVYSEATLAMPLIAGYAYHKGAWKNREKRELQKLFTKKEVTA; from the coding sequence ATGGCAACTAAAAAAGATTATCTACAGCAGGTAATTAAACATATAGACATTAAAGAGCACAACGTTGTAAAATTAGTTGATGCAATGGAGCACATGGCTTTCAGTGCAAGAGATTTAAATCGTGCAGCCAAAATTTATGATATGATGCTCAGAGATAATGACTGCACAGTAATTCTAACATTAGCTGGAAGTCTTTTTAGTGCTGGATTAAAAAAGGTTGTCTACGATTTAGTTTCTAATAATATGGTTGATGTAATTGTTTCTACCGGTGCAATTATGGTAGATCAGGATTTCTTTGAAGCACTTGGATTCAAACATTATATTGGTAGTCCCTTTGTTGATGATAATGAATTAAGAGAATTACATATCGATAGAATTTATGATACATTTATTGATGAAGATGAACTTAGAATTTGTGATGAAACAACTGCAAAAATTTTTGATAGTCTTGAACCACGTCCATATTCTTCAAGAGAACTTTTATGGCACTTTGGGAAATATCTTGATGAAAATGGCGGACCAAAAGTTGATGACTGTGTAATCTATGCAGCTTATAAAAATAATGTACCGATTTTTGTACCTGCATTTTCAGATTGCTCGGCTGGATTCGGAATTGTTATACATCAACACAACCATCCTGATAAACATGTTTCCTTTGATTCTGGGAAAGATTTTTATGAATTAACACAAATTAAACTACAAAGTAAAGAAACCGGTATTTTTATGGTTGGTGGTGGTGTCCCTAAGAATTTTACACAGGATATTGTTGTAGCTGCAGATATATTACAAGAGAATGTTCCAATGCATAAATATGCAATTCAAATTACTGTAGCAGATGTTCGAGATGGTGCTTTATCAAGTTCTACACTAAAAGAAGCAAGTTCATGGGGAAAAGTAGAAACAACTTATGAGCAAATGGTTTATTCAGAAGCCACTCTGGCAATGCCTTTAATTGCAGGATATGCATATCACAAAGGTGCATGGAAAAATAGAGAAAAAAGAGAATTACAAAAATTATTTACTAAAAAAGAAGTAACGGCGTAA
- a CDS encoding BMC domain-containing protein, with amino-acid sequence METALGIIETIGFTAAIQAADAAVKAANVKLGKWIKVGGGRVGIIIRGDVAAVKAAVESGVQAASQIGKVESEIVIPRPSEKLIPKFPLQPIEKSKKQ; translated from the coding sequence ATGGAAACAGCATTGGGAATAATAGAAACTATTGGTTTTACTGCTGCTATACAGGCCGCAGATGCTGCTGTAAAAGCGGCAAACGTTAAACTTGGTAAATGGATAAAAGTGGGTGGGGGTAGAGTAGGAATTATAATTAGAGGGGATGTGGCTGCAGTCAAGGCTGCAGTGGAATCTGGTGTTCAAGCTGCTTCCCAAATAGGCAAAGTAGAATCAGAAATTGTAATTCCAAGACCTTCAGAAAAACTTATTCCAAAGTTCCCTTTACAACCAATTGAAAAAAGTAAAAAACAATAA
- a CDS encoding NAD-dependent epimerase/dehydratase family protein — MHYLITGGSGFLGINLIRYLLSKNNIKITSIDISDFVYSDVKSKINIIKGDIRNSVLVDKILSDVDIVIHAAAALPLYDKTEIFSTEIEGTKILLDNAKKHRVKKFIYISSTAVYGIPDHHPLNENDKLSGVGYYGQAKIEAEKVCSDYRNQGMCIPVLRPKTFIGPERLGVFAILYDWANSGKNFPIIGSGNNKYQLLDVEDLCDAIYSCCTLSSEIVNDTFNIGAKEFSTIKEDFQSVLDYAGYGKRIITLPEFPSKTLLKFFELLNISPLYKWVYETISKDSYVSIEKSEKILGFQPKYSNKDALIRNYKWYLKNYYKIKNKKGINHTSSWNEGILKFIKFFF, encoded by the coding sequence ATGCATTATTTAATTACAGGCGGCTCAGGATTTCTGGGAATAAATTTAATCAGGTATCTTCTGAGTAAAAATAATATCAAAATCACTTCGATTGATATTTCCGATTTTGTTTATAGTGATGTAAAATCAAAAATTAATATTATTAAAGGAGATATTAGAAATTCAGTATTAGTGGATAAAATATTAAGTGATGTCGATATAGTTATTCACGCTGCAGCAGCTCTTCCATTGTATGACAAAACCGAAATTTTCTCTACTGAAATTGAAGGAACAAAAATTCTTCTTGATAATGCCAAAAAACACAGAGTTAAAAAATTCATTTACATCTCTTCAACTGCTGTTTATGGTATACCCGATCATCATCCTTTAAATGAAAATGATAAATTATCTGGAGTGGGATATTATGGTCAGGCAAAAATAGAAGCAGAAAAAGTCTGCTCTGATTATCGCAATCAGGGAATGTGCATTCCAGTTTTAAGACCAAAGACTTTTATAGGTCCAGAAAGACTTGGTGTTTTTGCAATTTTATATGATTGGGCAAATTCTGGTAAAAATTTCCCGATAATTGGCAGTGGTAACAATAAATACCAGTTACTTGATGTAGAAGATTTATGTGATGCAATTTATAGTTGTTGTACTTTATCTTCTGAAATAGTAAATGATACTTTTAATATCGGAGCTAAAGAATTTTCTACTATCAAAGAAGATTTTCAATCTGTACTTGATTATGCTGGTTATGGAAAAAGAATTATAACATTACCTGAATTCCCTTCTAAAACTTTATTAAAATTTTTTGAACTTTTGAATATTTCTCCTCTTTATAAATGGGTTTATGAAACCATATCAAAAGATTCATATGTTTCGATAGAGAAATCGGAAAAAATTTTGGGATTCCAGCCAAAATATTCAAACAAAGATGCTTTAATAAGAAATTATAAATGGTATTTAAAAAATTATTATAAAATAAAAAATAAAAAGGGCATAAATCATACCTCAAGCTGGAATGAAGGTATATTAAAATTTATTAAGTTTTTCTTTTAA